In one window of Haemophilus parainfluenzae DNA:
- the ftsA gene encoding cell division protein FtsA: MTKELEPKVIVGLEVGTSKVVAVVGEVLPDGVVNVLGVGSCPSKGIDRGSITDLDAVVNSIQRAIEAAESMADCQIMSVTLAITGEHIQSLNESGFVAISENEVTQDEIDDALHTASSVKLSEGLSLLHIIPQEYAVDKQINIKNPLGLRGVRLKANVHLIACHQDWQNNLKKAVERCGLQVDKVVFSGFAATHSVLTEDEKDLGVCLVDFGAGTMNMMVYTSGSLRFSKVIPYAGNIVTNDIAHACTISRVEAERIKVNYASALYPARLHGDKKIEVASIGGRAPRALTKSDLSLITSARYIELLGVVKDELDKLKAELETRHIKFELIAGIVITGGGAQIEDLKSCAASVFGCQVRIGSPLNITGLTDYVNRPQYSTVVGLLQYHHQNSDNDPIDNGYSDESIGTKFWKSLKNIFNKVKSEF; the protein is encoded by the coding sequence ATGACAAAAGAATTGGAACCGAAAGTAATTGTAGGCCTTGAAGTAGGGACATCAAAAGTGGTTGCTGTTGTCGGGGAAGTTCTTCCTGATGGCGTAGTGAATGTTCTTGGGGTAGGCAGTTGTCCTTCCAAAGGAATTGATCGCGGAAGCATTACTGATTTAGATGCCGTGGTTAATTCTATTCAACGAGCAATTGAAGCCGCCGAGTCAATGGCGGATTGTCAGATAATGAGTGTTACACTAGCTATTACAGGTGAACATATTCAAAGCTTAAATGAAAGTGGTTTTGTTGCTATTTCTGAAAATGAAGTCACCCAGGATGAGATTGATGATGCTTTACATACTGCAAGTTCGGTGAAATTATCAGAAGGTCTTTCTTTATTACATATTATTCCACAAGAATATGCAGTAGATAAACAGATTAATATAAAAAACCCATTAGGCTTGCGAGGCGTCCGTTTAAAAGCAAATGTACATTTAATTGCTTGTCATCAAGATTGGCAAAATAATTTGAAAAAAGCGGTTGAGCGTTGTGGGTTACAAGTGGATAAAGTTGTATTTTCAGGCTTTGCTGCTACTCATTCTGTTTTGACAGAGGATGAAAAAGATCTCGGCGTTTGTCTTGTCGATTTTGGTGCGGGTACAATGAATATGATGGTTTATACCAGTGGTTCGTTACGTTTTAGTAAAGTGATTCCATATGCTGGCAATATTGTGACCAATGATATAGCTCACGCTTGTACAATTTCTCGGGTGGAAGCAGAGCGCATAAAAGTGAATTATGCCAGCGCCTTGTATCCAGCGCGTTTACACGGTGATAAGAAAATTGAAGTGGCGAGTATTGGAGGAAGAGCACCGCGCGCTTTAACCAAGAGTGATTTATCTTTAATTACTTCAGCAAGATATATTGAATTACTCGGAGTGGTTAAAGATGAATTAGATAAACTTAAAGCAGAATTAGAAACTAGACATATTAAATTTGAACTTATCGCAGGTATAGTGATTACAGGTGGTGGCGCTCAGATAGAAGATCTGAAAAGTTGTGCCGCAAGCGTTTTTGGTTGCCAAGTGCGTATCGGCAGTCCGCTAAATATTACTGGATTAACTGATTATGTAAATCGTCCACAATATTCTACTGTTGTAGGCTTATTACAATATCATCATCAGAATAGTGATAATGATCCGATCGATAATGGTTATTCCGATGAATCGATTGGTACAAAATTTTGGAAATCGCTCAAAAATATTTTTAATAAAGTGAAGTCAGAATTTTGA
- the ftsZ gene encoding cell division protein FtsZ has translation MLYPEYGDFEEQTGALIKVVGVGGGGGNAVNHMVANMVQQEFNGNFLGENAIDSDEHGKIVFYAVNTDAQALRKSQVQQTVQIGGATTKGLGAGANPNIGRKAAEDDQEEIRKMLEGADMVFIAAGMGGGTGTGAAPVVAKVAKELGILTVAIVTKPFNFEGKKRMQFAELGIKDLSQYVDSMIIIPNQQIQKVLPKNATLIDAFAAANDVLRNSVMGISDMITSPGLINVDFADVRTVMSEMGQAMIGFGSAQSEPGAGRAEEAARLAIKNDLLEKVELSDAKGILVNITAGMDLGFDEFTVVGSTVGSFASDDATIVVGTSLVPEMSNEIRVTIVATGLGDVVDAEPVVITRPQSAAQQSAAQETIQPKPPVGLHGLDALRHNPQSEPAQEQNSQYGNLNKPLDPSRLEQLRNNPNFFNPASFNRDEK, from the coding sequence ATGTTATACCCAGAGTATGGTGATTTTGAAGAGCAAACAGGAGCGCTGATAAAGGTTGTCGGTGTCGGTGGAGGTGGCGGTAACGCAGTTAACCACATGGTTGCTAATATGGTGCAACAAGAATTTAATGGTAATTTCTTGGGCGAGAATGCAATTGATAGTGATGAACACGGTAAGATCGTATTCTATGCGGTAAATACCGATGCACAAGCATTACGTAAAAGCCAGGTTCAACAAACTGTACAAATCGGTGGGGCAACAACTAAAGGTCTTGGGGCGGGAGCGAATCCTAATATAGGTCGTAAAGCGGCTGAAGACGATCAAGAAGAAATCCGTAAAATGCTTGAAGGTGCGGACATGGTTTTCATCGCCGCAGGTATGGGAGGCGGAACGGGTACGGGAGCTGCACCTGTTGTCGCTAAAGTCGCAAAGGAATTAGGTATATTAACTGTTGCTATCGTGACTAAACCATTTAACTTTGAAGGCAAAAAACGTATGCAATTTGCTGAGCTAGGTATCAAGGATCTTTCTCAATATGTAGATTCAATGATCATCATTCCTAATCAACAAATTCAAAAAGTTCTCCCGAAAAATGCAACGTTAATTGATGCTTTTGCTGCGGCTAATGATGTTTTACGTAATTCTGTTATGGGGATCTCCGATATGATCACTTCTCCTGGCTTAATTAACGTGGACTTTGCAGACGTAAGAACCGTTATGTCAGAGATGGGGCAGGCGATGATTGGTTTTGGCTCAGCTCAAAGTGAACCTGGTGCAGGTCGAGCAGAAGAAGCGGCACGTCTTGCGATCAAAAATGATTTACTAGAGAAAGTTGAGCTTTCTGATGCTAAAGGTATACTTGTTAATATTACCGCTGGGATGGATCTTGGTTTTGATGAGTTTACTGTGGTTGGGAGTACTGTTGGTAGTTTTGCTTCAGATGATGCGACTATCGTTGTTGGTACCAGTTTAGTTCCTGAAATGAGCAATGAAATCCGTGTAACTATCGTAGCAACAGGTTTAGGTGATGTAGTTGATGCAGAGCCGGTTGTAATTACTCGCCCTCAATCGGCAGCACAACAATCGGCAGCGCAAGAAACGATTCAACCAAAACCACCCGTTGGTTTACATGGCTTGGATGCATTAAGACACAATCCTCAATCAGAGCCTGCACAGGAACAGAATTCTCAATACGGCAATTTGAATAAGCCGCTTGATCCAAGTCGTTTAGAACAGTTGAGAAATAACCCTAATTTCTTTAATCCAGCATCATTTAATCGTGATGAGAAATAA